AGGGAGGCCAAATGGCAGGGAATCACCGACGCGAGATGTTGGTCGGCGTCGCCCGCTCGCAACAGATCCAGCGCTTTGCGAAACCCCTCTTCCGCACCGGGATTGTCTCCGAGATCCTGGCGCGTGGTAGCCAACTGATACCACTGGATGGCCCCGGCATCCCCTTGGCTCACACGCTGGTTGAGGATTTCATGGTTGCGCGCTTGCTTGGCCTTGATGGTGGCAGGGTCGGTGTACCCAGTGTGATGCACCAGAATCGAGGTGTAGTCGATGCCCAATCCGAGGGCAGCCAATCCGGGGTAGACCTGCTCGTGGATGGCTCCGTGGAAGCGGATTCTTGGATGATTGGGAAACATCCGGATTTGGGAGAATTCGGAACCAGTGGATCCGTCGTCGGTGGTGTTTTTGACCAGAAACGAAACGGCCCGATCCGGAACGCCTTCGGCGATGCGCAGAATTTCCGGGATCGAAGCGGCGGGAAGACGATCGTCGGCATCCAACCAAAGCACCCAGGGCGCCTTGGCGTGATCCAAACTGACATTGCGCGCCGCAGCGAAATCGCTACGCCACGCCCATTCCACCAGATGTGCCCCCGCCTCCCTGGCGATCTCGCGGGTGCGGTCCGTGGAGCCGGTGTCCACCACCACCAGATGCGCACCCAAAGGCGCCACCGACCGCAGCAGATCCGGCAGGTTGGACTCCTCGTTTTTCGCGATCATGCACAGGGATATCCTCATCCCTTGCGCACCTCGATGGCTTTTTCCACCAGTGGTGCCTGGACGCCTGCCTGCACCAGGAACTGCCGGACCTCGCCTTCAGACAATTCTTGTCCAGTCGATTCCGCCCAATTCAGGATGGAATCCTCGTCGGTCGGATCCAATCGCACGGCCATCTCGAAGAAGATCCGCGCACTCTTCGCCAAGCCTTGCCGGAAACATCCAACTCCAATGCCGCCCCAGGCCCTGGCGCTGGCGGGATCGGCGTCCATCGCGCGGAGGAAGCCCTCCATCGCCTGGCCGAAAGTTCCGGACTCCAGTGCGGATTCCGCAGCCTGGCACAGGGCTTCGGAAGAAAGCCCGCTTTTCTGGGGATGATTCGAATCGTTCTGTGCGCTCATAAGTCGTCGCACCTCCTGTGTTCCCAAGGTATTTCCATTGCGGACATCTTTGGGGCAGGCATTCTCCGCAGCGGGTTCATTTTCGGTTTTCCGCCGTCTTTGGACATCGAGGGACTACGTTTGATCGCTTAGCATGCCTTGGATCCGTGAAATACTTGATGGCACCAACCCTTCCAGGATCGCGGAAATCCACGCCCAGCGTTTTGGTCGCAGCGGAATTCTCCAGTCCAGCCGCATTCGTCAAGAACTGGAATCCTGGCTGGTCGATGAATCCCGCCAAGAGAGCTTGTCGCCTTCGGAGGTCTTGGCCTTGCAAGCGCTGGCCTTCGCGGGACCGGCCGGCTTGGACGAGCCCTCCGTGGAAATGGAATCGCTGGCCCTGCAAGCGTTCGCCTTCCGGGGCGAGGAGCAAGGCTGGCACGGAATCCTCGATTGGGCACCCGCCTTGCGCAGTCGTTTTTTGGCGGACTGCCAGGAACCGGAACACCCTTCGCCGGACCACCAGCTTCCCGCCTCCCGGGCCTGGGTGGAGGGGATTGTCGCGCTGGGAGCCCGTATCGATCTGGGCGAGGCCAAACTCACCCGCACCAGCGAGCTGAACCGCCGCCAACGCCCCCGCCTGCGCGAATCGTTCTTCCACCTGGATGAACTCCCCTCGCAGGCCCAGGAGCTTTGCCTGGATCTTTCCCTGCGCTTTCTCTCCGACCACGATTGGGTGGACGAGCGGGACGGTGTCCTGGAGCTCAACGCCGAGGGCCACGTCGCACTGGAAGACTGCGAGTTGCTGGAGTCCTCCGTCACTCGATGGTGGATCCGTCAAGCGTTCCGGACGGACAGCGCCTGGTGGGAACAGATCTCCCAACGCGCCATGGGGGGCGAAGACGCCCTGCGGATCTGGGGTTGGCTGGATAGCCAGAATCTGCGCGGCCCGGCGGTCTGGTCACGCCTGCCGCCCCGGCTCGCCGAGGCGATCGCGTTGGGCCGATTGGAAACCGTGGTGGACCACGGAGCCATTTCCTGGGTCGGACCTCCCGGCAAGAATCCGCCGACTCCCGATCGTGAAGTCCTGGTGACGGCCGATCTGCTCGCCTATCTGTCGCCCATGTCGGCGCTTCCCTGGCGTCGAAGCCTCGAAATCGCCGCACGCCGGGAAACCTCCGGGATCGTGTCGTGCTATCGGTTCACGCGGGAATCCATCCTGGAAGCCGCGGCGCACCCTTCGCTCGGACAAGAATTGGCAGCCTTTCTCGATCGCCTGGAAACACCCGTTTCCGTGGGTCGGGTTCTTCGCGAATGGCTGGAATCGCGTCGCACCTGCCAATTCGAGACGCTCCGGATCCTGCGGGTTCGGGACGCGTCCCGCTTTCGCGAACTGGCCGCGCTGCCGTCCATCCAAGCCCTGGTGCACGAAGTCATTCCCGACTGGGGATTCGTGCTGGATCCCATCCAGGAAGTCCAATTGAGGCGCGAACTGGCTGCCCTCGGCTACGACCCTCCCGTGGTCTCCGAGGAGCGCCCCAAAGCGAAGCTCTGGCGCTCGCCGGAAACCCCTGCCATCATCGCGGACGTTCCGGAGTGGCGCTTCGATCCACCCGCCTCGGAAGAGACCAAGCGCTCGTCGGTTTCCGCGAATTCCAAATACGGGGAGGGCCTCAAGGAGCTTCCCTTCCAGGACCTGTTGCGGGTGATCGAATACGCCATCCTCACCGATGCGGAAGTCGAAGTGGTCCTGAAGGGAGCCAGCGCCAAACCGTTGAGGATCCGGATCCTCCGGTTGGACAAGCGTCACGAACCCGTCTCGATCTCGTTTCGGACCATCGGCGCCCGCGAAGACCGCGAATCGCCCCTGGAGCAGGTCCGCAAGATCCGCATCTGTCCGTGATATTGTAGAGACGCCCCGGCGGGGCGTCTACGATATCACGGACACAAACGATCAAAAACGGCGCCGGTGACGGTCGCCGTTTTGTGTTGTCGGTTGCTGCCCTAGGGTTTTATTCGAACCAGAGGTCGTAGCGCGGCAGGGTTTCCATGCGCGCGACGGTCATGGTCGCCTTCAGGGTGCGATCCGAGAAGTCGTCGAGATTGTCGAAGTAGAACTCCTCCAAGGTCTTAGACATCTTCTCCAGATGGGCCGGCTGGATCTGGTAGCCCTTGGGCACCTGGATCTGGAACCGCTTTTTCCGGAAGTAGATCTTGATCTTCCCCGAATCGCCCTCGATCACCTCCACAGGAGGGGTGAGGAGTCTGGAGAAATCGCAGGTGGAGCAGACCTTTTCGATCTGCGCCAACAGATCGGCAAAATCCGACTTCCGTACCCGAAACAGATACTTCCAGGACAGGATCTCGATCCGAGCCTTCTCCGCCGCCTTCTCCGGGGTCAACCCCTGGTTCAGGAAATCATCGAAGACGCTCTTGATCAGACGAGTGATCTCTGTCGTGTTGTCAACCCCGTCTTTAGGGTTTATGAAACTGTTGATCCGTTTCCGGACCGCTTCCTTGTCGCTCATATCCTCTTTTTCCGCGCGGGTGTTCAGTGCGCAAATATACTTGCATCGCGACCTTCCGAAGACTTCGATCGGAATCCCTTCTGCATCGGCGAGGGTCGGTGTTATATTCCTCATCGGGTCGTCGCGGCCGACGACTTTGACTCTGCGGGGTTTTGTGGATCCAAGGGAAGCCCATCGTGTTCTTCTTCCTAGCTTCCGCCCTCTCAACCCGCTCAGTGTGGATAAGTCGTTGATACGCCTGGGGATTGCTCGACAGAGCCGGTCGATTTATCCCCAACCTGTTGGAGCACTGTGAACTCGTTGTTGATTCACTCCGAATCGGACCGTCTGTGGCAGGTCAGTCTCGAGAGAATCTCTCGAAACGTGAGTCGTGCCGCATTCGCCGCTTGGTTCGCTCCTCTGCGGATGGGCGAATGGGGTGAAGACGGCCTTCTGCAGATCCACGCCCCCACGCTGATCGCCAAGGAATTCGTCCATACCCACCACAAGAGCACCATCGAAAGTGCCTTGAAAGAGGAATTGGGCGCGGAAGTCCAGGTACGCATCGTCCTGGAGCCCGATGCCTCGACAGAACCGATCCTGCGCACCCCTGCGCCTCGCAAGGCGCCGGACACCCTGTTGCGTCTGGTCAGCCCTCGCCAGCAGATCCAAGCGGAGTCCGTTCGCCGAGAAGCGGCTCGTCTGGCTCCCCGGATGACCTTCGACAGCTTCGTGGAGGGCGACTGCAACCGACTTGCCCTGGCGGTGGCCAACCAAGTGGCGGAGAACCCCGGTGGAGGACGCGCCAACCCATTGCTTCTGGTGGGCGGCACCGGGCTGGGCAAGACCCACCTGATGACCGCGATCGGCCACTTCGTTCTGGGACACGACGTGGCCCGCAAAGTGGTCTACCGCACCTCCGAGGAATTCGCTCGCGAATATCTGGAAGTCGCCCGCAAAGGCGACCTGAAAGCCTTCCACAACATCTACCGCGACGCCAGCGTCCTGTTGTTGGACGACATCCAATTCTTCGGCGGCGAGGTGGACAAGCCGCGCTTTCGCGAACAGATGGTGTACGTGATGAGCGTGCTGCAAGCCCAACGCAAGCAGATCATCCTCACCTGCGATCGTCCTCCTTCGGAAGTCCAGCACTTCGATCGACAAATTCTGCGCCAGATCGAGTCCGGGTTCGTGGCGGATCTCAATGCTCCGGACCAGGAAACCCGCTTGGCCATCCTTCGCCGCAAGGCTCTGGAAGGTGGCTGGAACGTCACTCCGGATGTGCTGGGACTGATCGCCGAACAGTTCACTGGCAATGTGCGCCAGCTGGAAGGTGCCCTCCTCAAACTTTGTGCGTTCAGCGACATGTGCGGCGGCAAGGTGGATCGCTCCACGGCGGAGGCGGTGTTTCGCGACGCCGTGCGCAACCGCAAGAACAGTGCTTCTCCTGGTGCCATCGCCCAATCCGTGGCCGATGTGTTCCAGATCGACTTGGCCCTGATGCGCTCGCGCACCCGCAAGCGCCCCGTGGTCCATGCCCGCCAGTTGGCGATGCTTCTGATCCACGAGCTGACCGACAACACTTTGCATTCGATCGGCGTGTTGTTCGGGCGCGATTACAGCACCGTGACGCACTCCCTGGAGGCCGCTCGCGAATCGCTTGCGACCGATCGCGAGCTCGCCGAAACCTTCCAGACGCTCCGCACCCGCTTCCGCGGCTGAGCATAGACCCGCCGAGCGCCGCACGAGCGATCCGCTCTAAGGCGGACACGGGGAGCAAACAAAAAAACCGAGCGTCTCCGCATCGGCCTTGGGATCCGCAGGGCGTGTCGCCGCCACACGCTCCCCCCAACGGGGAGCGTGAAGGCTGGATGGAACTATTTCTTCTTGGTGGCCTTGGCTTCGATCTTGGCTGCTTCCTGCTGTTTGTAGGCTTCGGCAGTGGGCTTGATGGTGTCCGCTCCGGGGCCGAACTTGCCCTGGAGGAACCTGACCACATCGGTATCGTTGCGCACCACCACAGGCGCCTGCCACAAGCGATTCATGGCGAAGGACACTGCGGTGATGCCACTGTTGGTGCGAGCCTGGATGTTGGCGCCGCGCTCGACCAGGAGCTTGATTCCGGATAAACAGCCCTTGTCCGAGGCCAGATGCAGGGCGGTCACGCCCAGCTTGTCTGCGGTATCCACCTTGGCGCCTTGGCTGATCAAGTTCACGATGATCGAATCCCTGCAGTTGTAAGCGGCCTGCATCAGCGGAGTGTATCCGTTGGTGTCAGGAAGATTGACATCCGCGCCGCGGGCCAACAAGGTCGTGACCACCTTTGGCTTGCCATCTCTGGCGGCGATGTGCAGGCCGGTGAGCCCGTTCTGCTTGGCGTTGACCGATTCGCCTTTGTCCAGGAGCGCCTTGACGGTGGCGGCGTCATCATTGAAGATCGCCGAGGCCATGTCGTTGGTCATACCTTTTGCAGCAACATCCTTCTTGGCTTCGCAAGCCGAGAAGATGAAGGCCAGACCGGCCAGGACAGCTCCACGCAGTACGCGAGATTTCATGCGGTGCTCCTTGTTCTCTGGGGTCGGGAATGAAAGAGCCGACCCACTGGTATACAAGGAAGTAATCGAATGTTGTCATCGGAAAGGGGAGCTTTTTCACTAAAGCGATGTCTTTTTGCCAACCCTTGCCAAACTGAAGCCATCCGCATACCTTTCCTCTTCCTTCGTGCCGCGAGGGTTCGAAGGGTTCGTAGCTCAGCTGGTTAGAGCGCCGCTCTGATAAGGCGGAGGTCGATGGTTCGAGTCCATCCGGACCCATACAGTAAAAACGGGGTTATAGCTCAGTTGGTAGAGCGCCTGGTTTGCAACCAGGAGGTCAGGGGTTCGACCCCCCTTGACTCCATGCCATGGGAGTCAATATGACTTCCCGATCGAAACACAAGACGACGTTCTCCAATAATGCGTCCACATGTGTTCCCGTGTACCGCCACCCCTGCTGGTACATTTTCTCAGCTTCACCTTCCAGGCGATCAATGGTCTCCTGGCTGGTCCACCCGTCCCGCAACCTTACATGCCTTTCGGCTGTCTCTCGCATGGGAACGATTCTACCATGCGTAGAGCGGACAATCATCCCTCAGAGGCAATCATGATTTCGATGCTGCTTGGACTGGCCTGCGCGGCCCCCGTCACCATGAGTCTATCGGATCCGGACGATACCGCTTGGATCCGACTTCCCATCCGCGTGGTCGAGGTGCGCGACCTGCGGCGGCTGGCCAGCGTCGACAAAAACGGCCTGGGTGTCACGGAAACCGGAATCTTCGAAGAACGGGTCCCGCTGCGGACCCCAAAACCGGTCTCCGAAGAAGTCCGCGCCATGATTTCGCAGTGGGGCGTGCCGGATTCCAATGCGATCCCGGTGCGACTGGAACTGCAATCGCTGGAAACCTGGCCGGTGATGGCCACAGGACCAGACCCCGTACGCTCGCGCGTGAAGGTGAGGATCGTCTCGGTGGATTCCTCGCGCCCGGGGCTTTTGCTGAGCCCGATGGTGGATGGCGAGAACAAAGGCTTCCATTCGGCCAAGGAACAGATCTCGATGCTGCGCAGCCACCTTCGGGACGCGATCTCGATGGTCAAACCGGGAATGAAACCCCAGCCGGAAGCGGGCATTTTGGATACCCCCCCCTTGGACACCGCAGCCGATCCCCGCAAGCTCGTGACCCAGGACGCCACTCCGCGCAAGATCTACCACACTCTCTGGCTGGGCGCCTCCCCCACCTTCCGCACGGTTTCCATGAGTTTGCGCTACAGCCAGTACGTCAAGCCCATCCAGCCTTGGGCTTGCGATTATTGGGGCGGCCTCCAGATCCGCGCCCCTTGGAACAACGACAACTTCAGCGAAGTCTGGGCTGGAGACCTGCTTGGTGGCCTGGCCTGGTGGCGGCGTCTGGACGACGGCCGCTCCAAATGGTCGGTGATCGGCTCGCTGGGCGGGATGATCGGCACCGAAACCTACCAGCGCACCCATGCGAAAGGGCTGGGTGAGGAAACCCGCTGGATCTACGGCGGTGCGGAAGCCCGCGGCGGAGTGCGCACCGATCGCGCCAACGGCCTCCTGGCCGAAGGCGGACTGTTCCTGTCCGCCCGGGTTCCCTCGGCCATCCGATGGTTCGATCCAGGCCTCTACTTCCAGATGGGGTACCGACTGTGAACGCCGAGTGGATCCTGCCGCGTCCCGACGACTTCCACGTCCATCTGCGCCAAGGCGAAGACCTCCCCGCCTACGCGATGGAGGCCTCGCGCCGGTTCGGCCGCGTGCTGGTGATGCCCAACTTGGTGCCGCCCGTGTCCGAGGCGGCGGGACTCGGCGACTACCGCGACAGAATCCGTCTATCCGCTCCCGGGCTCGAGCCGCTCATGGCCTTCAAACTGCTTCCCAGCGTGTCTCCGGAAGATCTGCTGGCCTTGGCGCGCGCGGGCGCGGTGGCGGGCAAGGTCTACCCGGAGGGCGTGACCACCAACTCCGAAAACGGCATTTCCGATCTCCGCGAGCTGGAGCCGCTGATGCCTTCGCTGGCCAAGACGAATCTTGTCGTGTGCTGCCACGGCGAGAAACCGGGGGTGTTCAGCCTGGAACGGGAAGAGGCGTTCCTGGAGGAGTTCACCGAGATGGCCTGCCGCCACCCCAATGTGCGTTTCGTGCTGGAGCATGTGTCCACCGCCGCCGCCGTGCGCGCCGTGGCGGGATTGGGAGCCAACGTGGCCGCCACCATCACGCTGCACCACCTGGAGATCACCCTCGACGACGTGGTGGGCGGCATGCTCAAGCCGCATCTGTTCTGCAAGCCGTTGGCCAAACGCCCTGAAGACCGCGCGGCGCTTCGCGAGGCGGCCTTCTCCGGGAATCCCAAGTTCTTCTTCGGCTCCGACAGCGCCCCCCACCGCAAGGACCGCAAGGAATGCGCGGCCGGTTGCGCCGGCGTCTACTCCATGCCCTGCGCGTTGGAGGCCCTCGCCGAGTTGTTCGAGGACGCGGGACACCGCGATCGCCTCGCCGATTTCGTCGCCGGTTTCGGCGCAGATTTCTATCGGTTGCCCCGCTCGACACGAACCGTCAAACTTGTCCGCGAAGACTGGAAGGTGCCGGAAATCGTCGACGGCGTGGTTCCCTACAAGGCCGGCAGCACCTTGAGGTGGAGGATCGGTTGAATCCTGCAGCGCGCATCGTCGCCGCGTTTTGCCTGGCGGCGGCCCGGACATTCTCCGAAGCCCCCGCCACCTCCACCGACCAGTTCTTCGTGGCCGGGAAATTCAGCGTCTCGGATGTGGGCGTGGGAGGGGGGATGTCCGTCACTTCGGTCACGGATTGGCTTCTGCTGGGACTATCCGCCGAATCGACCGAGGAGATCGGGCCCGTCTTCGGCGACAGGGACCCTCGGCGTTCCAACACATTGCTCCACCTGCAGGCGGGGTACGCCGACAACGGGAGACTGGTCTCCCGACAGGCTCTGCTGGGCTGGAGCGTCGCCAATTTCGTGCGGCGGGGAGCCTTCCTGAAATCCACTGGCCCAGAAGGTTGCGAGTCTGGGCCTTGCGACGTCACCGACCACTACGAGAAGGTGGTGATCGAGTCTGCCGGGCCTTCCCTGGCCGGCAGGGTGCTTCTGCACGGAGGCAGCGTGGGGATCGGACTGGAGGGCCTGGCGTGCGTCACCCCTCGCGGGAAAACCGTCCAGGCCAGCGTCCTGTTCCTTTGGGGATTGATGCGCTCGCCGCGCGAAAAGCCGCTGCGCTTCTGGTGAGCCCCTAGACCAGGTCTACCCCGCGCGAAGCCAAGTCCTTGTAGAAATCCAGGGTCTGCATGGCGATGGAGGCCCAGGAAAACTTCTCCAGCACGCGCTTTCGCGAGGCTGCGCCCATGCGCCGCCCCAAGGCGGGATCGCGCAGGATGCGGTTCATGGCCTCGGCCAAGGCGGCGGCAAAGACCTCCGGCTCGCGGGCTTCCGGGTCGGTGACGGAAATCGGCTCGATCGGAACCAGGTACCCGGTTTCGCCTTCGACGATGATTTCCGGAATGCCTCCGGTGCGCGTGGCCACCACGGGAGTGCAGGCGCTCATGGCCTCCAGGTTGGTGATCCCGAACGGCTCGTAGATGCTGGGGCAGCAGAACACGGCCGCACCCGCGTAGATGGAGGGTAGATCCTGCCCAGGGACGGCTTGGCGCACCCACACCACATTCCCGCGCGTGGCCTGCAGACGACCCACCGCGGCTTCCACTTCGCGTTCCTGTTCGGCGGTGTCCGGTGCGGCGGCGCAAAGCACCACCTGCACACCCGGATCCAACTGCTCGGCCGCGGCAAGAAAGTGCCGGATGCCTTTTTGGCGGGTGATACGTGCCACGAACAGCACATACGGACGATTGGGGTCGATGCCGTAACGCTCCAGCACACCGGAAGTGGGCTCGGAAGGGAAGTCGTCGGGATTGACGCCGTTGTGGATCACGCGCACGCGGGAAGGACCCACTCCGTAGAGCGATTGCACATCACGGGCCATTTCGCGGGAGACCGCCACCACGCCGTCGGCTTCGCGATAGGCGGTCCGCTCGATCCAGCAGGACAAACGGTATCCCCCCTCGCCCAATTGCTCGGCTTTCCAGGGGCGCGAGGGCTCCAGCGAATGGGTGGTGAGAACCAACGGGATGCCGCGTGTCTGGCGCACCAGCACGCCGCCGAAATGCGTGTACCAGGTGTGGCAATGGACCACCTGGGGCCCACGTGCCTTTCCGGCCATCTGGATGTTGCGCAACAGGGCGTTGAACGCCCCGGCATACGAGGGTTCCGTGCTCGCCACCGGATGCGGCAGCGGAATTCCCTCGACGTGGTAGTTCTCGCGGGAATCGTTTTGCTCTCCGAAGGAGAACACGTCGACCTCGCACAAACGGGAAAGTTCACGCGATAGATGCTGGATGTGGACTCCGGCACCGCCATAGACATGGGGAGGAAACTCGTTGGTCAGAAGGAGTACGCGCATGGCCGCAATGTTAGGCCACCAAAGCCACATTGTCCAGTTCCCGTGATCCGCTGACGGACTTCCGGCACTTGTTGCCGGGCCCCCCTGGCAGGTTTTTCCCCCTCCACCACCCCGCCAGTTCAGGCTTTGCCGACCTCGGACCATTGGCGCGCCCCTTGCGTTGGGACAATCACGTGATCTTCGAAAACGCCATCTCCAGACACACCTCGGCACCGGCCCTGCTTCGCAGCCTGGATGCCTCCATGCTCCGGCAGAAGTCGATCGCCAACAACATCGCCAACATCAACACGCCCGGATACAAGCGCATCGAAGTCCAATTCGAAAGCGAACTGAGAAAGGCTCTGGACCCCAATCGCCTCCAAGGGGCCCGCACCGACAACGGCCACATGGATATCGGAAAACCCAACCTCCATTCCCTGCATCCGGAAGCCTACCGCCCCACCGACCCCACGCTGCCAGGCCAGATCAACAACGTCGACATCGACATGGAGATGGCCAAGCTCGCGGAAAACCAGATCCTGTACAACTCCGGCGTCAAATTCCTGAACGACCGGATCCAGACCATTCGCTCGGCCATCATGGGCCGGGCCTGAGGCGGGGTGACCGATGCCCATGGTCCAACTTTTCACAGGACTGAACATCTCGGCCTCCGGGCTTCGCGCCATGCGCCTGAAGCAGAATCTGATCGCGTCCAACATCGCCAACGCGGAAACCACCAGAACGCCCGACGGCGGCCCCTACAAGCGGCAAATGGCGATCCTGCAGGCCGATTCGCGAGAAATCCAGCCTCGATTGGTCATCGCCGACCCTTCCATGGTGGGACGCACCACCAACGGCCGGCATCTGGCCATCCCTTCCGACCTGTTCCAGGTCCAGAAGGACGGCGTGGGATCGGGAGTCCAGGTCCAGCGCATCGCCGAAGACCAAACCCCACCCCGGCTGGTGTTCGATCCGTCACATCCTGACGCCAACCCCGAGGGCTACGTGGCCTATCCCAACGTAAACGTGGTGCAGGAGATGGTGGATCTGATCTCCACCACCCGCGCCTACGAAGCCAACACCACCGCCATGGGCTCGGCCAAGGCCATGCTCGCCAAAGCACTGGAACTTGTCTAATGCAAATCCAAGCCTCTTCCGACCCCATCCAGGCCTTCTTCCTCTCCCGCGACGCCGCGGCCAAGCGGCTCGCGCCGGCACGCACGACGGGATCCGTCGACTTCTTCCAGGGAAAAAGCTTGACGGCACCCCCGCGACAGTCGGATCCTGTAGCGGCGGCAACTTCCGCCAACGGTCCCACCAAGGGACGTCGACTCGATCTCATCGCCTGAGCCACGAAAGGAGCGAACCATGGACCCCATCCAACGACTCAGTCCCGGCATCGCCCCCACCGGGGCCCCGGCACCGGTCCCCAACGACATCCGCGTGGGCGACCCGCGGACCCGGTCCTTCGAGGATACCCTCAAGGGATTCCTGGGCGATGTCAACTCGATGCAAAACGAGGCCGACGCCTCGATCGAGAAGTTCGTGGCAGGCGAGGTCAAGGACGTCCACCAGGTGATGGCCGCCGTCTCGGAGGCGAAAACCTCCTTCAACCTGATGCTCGAGATCCGCAACAAGACCCTCGAAGCCTATCAGGAACTCATGCGCATGCAGGTCTGATAGACGATGCTCGACTTCCTACGCCAGTTCCTGGCACGCTTGTCCCAAGCCTGGTCCCGGTTTTCCAACGGGCAGAAGGCGCTGCTCGGCGGCTCGGCGGCCCTGGCCCTGGCAGGCTTGGTGGCGCTGTCCATCTGGCCCGCCCTCTCCGAAAGCCGGTCCGATTCCGACAACACTTCCGGCTGGGGGGTGCTGTACCGTGGGCTCGAGGCCCCCGAGGCCTCGCAGATCGTGGAAGGCCTGAAGACGGCCAAGGTGGAATACAAGCTGGAAAACGACGGCAAGGACATCCTGGTGCCGCGCGCGAAGCTGGATGAACAGAGGCTAGCCTTCGCCGCCCAGGGGCTGCCCCGGTCGGGATCCGTGGGCTGGGAGATCTTCGACAAGACCCAGCTTGGCATGACGGATTTTGTCCAAAACATCAATTTCCGTCGCGCGCTGGAAGGCGAGATCGCCCGCACGATCATGGGGTTGGCTCCGGTGGAGAACGCCCGCGTGCTGATTTCCATCCCCAAACCCAGCCTCTTCACGGAAAAGGAGAAGCCGCCCACCGCCTCCGTGGTGCTGAAGATGCGAGCCGGACAGGAATTGGATCGCAAATCCGTCAAAGGCATCGGGCAGCTCATCGCCAGCTCCGTGGAAGGCCTCAAGCCGCAGAACGTGACCATCCTGGACGCCGAGGGCCGGGTGCTCAGCAAGGGCGGCGGCGAAGGGCCATCGGCCCTGACCGAGGCCAACAACGAATTGCGCTCCCAAGTGGAGGCCTATCTGCAGAACAAGGTCTCGGAGATCCTCGACGGCGTGGTGGGATCGGGCAACCATCGCGTGCAGGTTTCGGCGGATCTGGATTTCGAGAGCGTGGAAAAGACGGCGGAATCGTTCAATCCGGCCTCCAAGGTGGTCCGCTCCGAACAGACCGAAGAAGAGACCAAGGAAAACTCCCCCGCCGACGGAAATTCCACCCGCGAAAGCCGCACGGCCAACTACGAAGTGGACCGCACCGTGGTGAAGTCGGTGAGCGCGCCGGGCAGCGTGCGCAAGCGCGTGACCGTGAGCGTGGCGGTGGATGGCCGCTGGGAGAACGCCCCCGACAGCGGCAAGGACTCGGGCAAGGAAGGTCGACCGGTGTGGCAGGCGCGATCGCCCGACGAAGTCGCCCAGCTCCAGGAGCTGGTGCGCAACGCCGTGGGAGCCCAGACAGGATCCGACAACGTGTTCGTCACCTGCGTCAAGTTCGAAAATCCGGTGGTGGCCTTGGCGCTGGAGGAAATGTCCAAGAAGACCGCGCCGTGGATGGAGTGGGCGCGCTGGGCCGTGCTGGCGCTTTCCCTGGTGGCCGGGCTCCTGCTTCTGCGCAGCCTCGTGAAGGTGATGCAGGAGGCGATGAATCCGCCCCAACCCGCCTACGCGGAACTTGTGGCCCAGGAATTGGCGGAAGAGAATCCGGAAGAAGAGGAGATCATGGCGGAAGCCGTGCGCGTCAACGACCTTCTCTCCCGGCTCGAGAACATGACCAAGGCGGAGCCGTCGAACTTCTCCAAGCTCGTTCGCAACTGG
This DNA window, taken from Fibrobacterota bacterium, encodes the following:
- the flgB gene encoding flagellar basal body rod protein FlgB codes for the protein MIFENAISRHTSAPALLRSLDASMLRQKSIANNIANINTPGYKRIEVQFESELRKALDPNRLQGARTDNGHMDIGKPNLHSLHPEAYRPTDPTLPGQINNVDIDMEMAKLAENQILYNSGVKFLNDRIQTIRSAIMGRA
- the flgC gene encoding flagellar basal body rod protein FlgC gives rise to the protein MVQLFTGLNISASGLRAMRLKQNLIASNIANAETTRTPDGGPYKRQMAILQADSREIQPRLVIADPSMVGRTTNGRHLAIPSDLFQVQKDGVGSGVQVQRIAEDQTPPRLVFDPSHPDANPEGYVAYPNVNVVQEMVDLISTTRAYEANTTAMGSAKAMLAKALELV
- the fliF gene encoding flagellar M-ring protein FliF, which translates into the protein MLDFLRQFLARLSQAWSRFSNGQKALLGGSAALALAGLVALSIWPALSESRSDSDNTSGWGVLYRGLEAPEASQIVEGLKTAKVEYKLENDGKDILVPRAKLDEQRLAFAAQGLPRSGSVGWEIFDKTQLGMTDFVQNINFRRALEGEIARTIMGLAPVENARVLISIPKPSLFTEKEKPPTASVVLKMRAGQELDRKSVKGIGQLIASSVEGLKPQNVTILDAEGRVLSKGGGEGPSALTEANNELRSQVEAYLQNKVSEILDGVVGSGNHRVQVSADLDFESVEKTAESFNPASKVVRSEQTEEETKENSPADGNSTRESRTANYEVDRTVVKSVSAPGSVRKRVTVSVAVDGRWENAPDSGKDSGKEGRPVWQARSPDEVAQLQELVRNAVGAQTGSDNVFVTCVKFENPVVALALEEMSKKTAPWMEWARWAVLALSLVAGLLLLRSLVKVMQEAMNPPQPAYAELVAQELAEENPEEEEIMAEAVRVNDLLSRLENMTKAEPSNFSKLVRNWLQEGAARDDRAPKKGR
- the fliE gene encoding flagellar hook-basal body complex protein FliE, translating into MDPIQRLSPGIAPTGAPAPVPNDIRVGDPRTRSFEDTLKGFLGDVNSMQNEADASIEKFVAGEVKDVHQVMAAVSEAKTSFNLMLEIRNKTLEAYQELMRMQV